A window of Pedococcus badiiscoriae genomic DNA:
AGCGCAGGACGGCGTCTAGTCCGTTGGCCTCGATGTCGCTCAACATCGAGGACACCGTCTCGATGACGTCGGGGCGTCGCTGCGCGGGCACCCCCCCGATGTCGCCCTTCTTGAGGGTCTCGAACTGCCCAGTGATGCGTGGTCTGTCGCTGTTGCCAATGTGCATACAGCGAAGATAAGGAGTCGCGATCAATAGGACAACCCATAGTGAAACGATCGACAATATAGGGTTTCCTTGTGACTCTGGCGCAGCTGAGGGCCTTCCTGATGGTCCTGGAAACCGGTTCGTTCACGGGTGCCGCGAAGCGCCTCGACACGAGCCAGGCATCGGTGAGCGAGCTCGTCTCCCGACTCGAGGACGAGCTCGGGCTGTCACTGTTCACCCGAGGAGGACGCCAGCTGGCGCCTACCGCGGCCGCCGCCGAGCTGCGCGTGCACGCCTTGCAAGCCACGGCCGCCGTCGAGAGTGGTCGCAATGCACTGCAAGCGATGCGCTCCCTGACCTCGGGGGTGTGCACCTTCGGGGTGCTGCGCAATGCCGCGTACTACGACCTCGCGGATCTGGCCCACCAGTTCCACGCACGCTTCCCCGGGGTGCAGCTGCGAATGGTGGGGCTCAACTCCGCCCTGGTCGCAGAGTCCGTCCGGACGGGCGAGCTGGAAGCCGGCCTGGTCGTTCTCCCCGTCAGCGAGGAAGGGCTGGTCGTGACGCCCCTGTTCGACGACGAAGTCCTGTACTGCTCGAGCACCCGCGCGGCGTCGGCCGGCCCGGTGGAGATCCGCGAGCTCGCTGACGTCTCCTTGGTGCTCTACGACGCACACGTCGGCTGGAGCGACCCGACGCGGCTCCAGCTGCGCGAGCGGGCGGTGGCCGCCGGCGTCGACCTGGTCCCGGTGATCGAGGTCGAACAGGTGGAGACGGCACTCGGGCTGGTCGGTCAGGGCGTCGGCGACACCATCGTCAGCAGCTCGATCGTCAGATCCCCGACGTTCCCGTCCCATCTGCGGACGTTCCCGTTCGCCGAGCCGCTGAACGACACCATCGCCCTCATCCAACGAGAAGGACAGGTGCTCTCCCCGGCCACCAGGCAGATGATCGCCCTCACCCGCCATTCCTTGCGCTGGCGCATCCCCGAGCCGCGCGGTCGGCGGCCGAGGTCGTCCTAGCGCGCGGCGTCAGGACGTCCGGCCGGCGAGCAGGCTGGCGGGGGCGAGGTAGCCGTTGGGGTCCAGGGCAACTCCGTTGGCCTCGGCCTCGGCCACGACCGGGGCGGCCCATTCGATGTAGACACGCCCATCGCCCTCGGTCAGGAGGACGACCTGGGTCGCATCCTCGCCGACGCATTCGAAGCTGCGCCATGCCCCGACAGGGATGGAGAGGGTGTCGTAGGGACCGAGCTCGACCGAGACCGGGCTGTCCTGGTTGAGGCTGACCTTCAGACGCCCGCTCTTGACGATCAGGACCTGGGACTGGGCAAG
This region includes:
- a CDS encoding LysR substrate-binding domain-containing protein, whose amino-acid sequence is MTLAQLRAFLMVLETGSFTGAAKRLDTSQASVSELVSRLEDELGLSLFTRGGRQLAPTAAAAELRVHALQATAAVESGRNALQAMRSLTSGVCTFGVLRNAAYYDLADLAHQFHARFPGVQLRMVGLNSALVAESVRTGELEAGLVVLPVSEEGLVVTPLFDDEVLYCSSTRAASAGPVEIRELADVSLVLYDAHVGWSDPTRLQLRERAVAAGVDLVPVIEVEQVETALGLVGQGVGDTIVSSSIVRSPTFPSHLRTFPFAEPLNDTIALIQREGQVLSPATRQMIALTRHSLRWRIPEPRGRRPRSS